A stretch of the SAR202 cluster bacterium genome encodes the following:
- a CDS encoding EthD family reductase → MIRLTVLYPNLKGSRFDWDYYVNVHTPLAKKRFGKCVIKWEIDRAIEGEHKGEPAPWQVSCYITFTSREDYYKVIDKYGDELKGDFPNYTNVYPQFLISQVEVT, encoded by the coding sequence ATGATTAGACTTACCGTCCTCTATCCCAACCTCAAGGGCTCGCGGTTCGACTGGGACTACTATGTCAACGTCCACACGCCCCTAGCCAAGAAGCGGTTCGGCAAGTGTGTTATCAAATGGGAGATAGACCGTGCCATTGAAGGCGAGCATAAGGGCGAGCCTGCCCCGTGGCAGGTGTCGTGCTATATCACCTTTACGTCGCGGGAGGACTACTACAAGGTCATCGACAAGTATGGCGATGAGCTGAAGGGCGACTTTCCTAACTACACCAACGTCTATCCCCAGTTCCTTATCAGCCAGGTTGAGGTTACATAG
- a CDS encoding alpha/beta fold hydrolase, whose protein sequence is MCSMEKIRRQGKGLLYVSMLPEDYDPDRSYPLVVLLHGFGSNMHDLASLAPALDGKDFAYVCPNAPLSIPLGPNMKGFAWAPLPGERTEEHLKAAEKLIAEFLDEASKEYKTPKGKILLGGFSQGGMMTFRVGLSAPDKLAGLFSLSGFIDNPDAVKASLPSQRDQPIFIAHGTEDTVIPVGGARKSAAFLREQGYNPEYHEYVMAHQVTPQVIDDLRVWMHRTLQPSG, encoded by the coding sequence ATGTGTTCCATGGAAAAAATCCGCCGTCAGGGCAAAGGGCTGCTATACGTATCAATGCTGCCCGAAGACTACGATCCGGACCGGTCTTATCCACTGGTTGTCCTGCTCCACGGATTCGGTTCCAACATGCACGACCTGGCTTCCCTGGCGCCCGCCCTGGACGGCAAAGACTTCGCTTACGTCTGCCCCAACGCTCCTTTGAGCATACCCCTGGGGCCCAATATGAAAGGCTTCGCATGGGCGCCTTTGCCTGGAGAACGGACTGAAGAACACCTCAAAGCCGCTGAAAAATTAATAGCTGAGTTTTTGGACGAGGCCTCAAAAGAATACAAGACACCGAAGGGAAAAATCCTTCTGGGCGGGTTCTCTCAAGGCGGCATGATGACCTTCAGGGTGGGGTTGTCCGCGCCTGATAAGCTGGCGGGCCTGTTTTCCCTCAGCGGCTTCATTGACAACCCTGATGCCGTGAAGGCCAGCCTTCCATCACAGCGAGACCAGCCCATCTTCATCGCTCACGGCACGGAGGATACCGTCATACCGGTGGGCGGCGCCAGAAAGTCGGCAGCCTTCCTGAGAGAACAAGGTTACAACCCTGAATATCACGAATATGTTATGGCTCACCAGGTCACGCCGCAGGTCATCGATGATCTGCGGGTATGGATGCATCGAACGCTGCAGCCCTCGGGTTGA
- a CDS encoding SMP-30/gluconolactonase/LRE family protein encodes MAKNLSELVPDLKPERVATGFKFTEGPVWHPDGYLLFSDIPAAVIYQWRPGRGATPYVRHSRQSNGLTLDRQGRLMACEHEGRQVSRQASDGSMQSVVSQYNGKRFNSPNDIVVHSSGAIYFTDPPYGIQPEQQEQPYYGVYRINTDGSITLLVSDFVRPNGLAFSPDESVLYIDDTRRRKTWAFDLRRDGWLSNGRVFVDMNVPASGNPDGMKVDTEGNVYITGGGGIWVLTAEGRHLGTIPVPEQPANLAFGDADARTLYITAQTSVYKLRVNVPGVRPYG; translated from the coding sequence ATGGCGAAGAATCTTTCAGAGCTTGTACCTGACCTAAAACCCGAACGAGTAGCCACGGGCTTCAAATTCACTGAAGGGCCGGTGTGGCATCCGGACGGCTACCTTCTCTTCAGTGACATACCCGCTGCCGTCATCTATCAATGGCGGCCAGGCCGGGGGGCTACGCCCTACGTCCGCCACAGCCGCCAGTCCAACGGCCTGACCCTGGACCGCCAGGGCCGCCTGATGGCCTGCGAACACGAAGGCCGCCAGGTGTCCCGTCAGGCTAGTGACGGCTCGATGCAGTCCGTAGTCTCGCAGTACAACGGCAAGCGCTTCAACAGCCCCAACGACATCGTCGTCCATTCCAGCGGCGCCATCTACTTCACCGACCCTCCCTACGGTATACAGCCCGAGCAGCAGGAGCAGCCTTATTACGGTGTTTATCGAATCAATACCGACGGCTCGATAACGCTGCTGGTGTCGGACTTCGTCAGGCCCAACGGGCTGGCGTTCTCACCGGACGAGTCGGTCCTCTACATTGACGACACGCGGCGCCGCAAGACCTGGGCCTTCGACCTGCGAAGGGACGGCTGGCTCTCCAACGGGCGCGTCTTCGTCGACATGAACGTTCCAGCTAGCGGCAATCCTGACGGAATGAAGGTGGACACCGAGGGCAACGTGTATATTACCGGCGGGGGCGGCATATGGGTGCTGACAGCCGAAGGCCGGCACCTGGGCACCATTCCCGTGCCCGAGCAGCCCGCCAACCTGGCCTTCGGGGATGCCGACGCTCGCACCCTGTACATTACGGCGCAGACGTCCGTTTACAAGCTTAGGGTGAACGTGCCCGGTGTAAGGCCTTACGGGTAG
- a CDS encoding DsrE family protein has protein sequence MAKILSVVERAYHGTLEEQDDTILWMSHILKKNGADINVLLRSNAVNYAVRGQDASGIKIGDVKLSNPPKLDQDVEALSKAGVTTYVVEEDLAERGIKKDEVVSGIKLVKRSDLAGLFDSHDSIWHW, from the coding sequence ATGGCAAAAATACTTTCTGTCGTCGAGCGGGCTTACCACGGCACGCTGGAGGAGCAGGACGACACCATCTTGTGGATGTCACACATTCTGAAGAAAAATGGGGCGGACATCAATGTGCTGCTCCGCTCCAACGCCGTCAACTACGCCGTCAGGGGCCAGGATGCCAGCGGGATAAAGATTGGCGACGTGAAGCTGTCCAACCCGCCAAAGCTGGACCAGGACGTGGAAGCGCTGTCCAAGGCCGGCGTGACTACGTATGTGGTGGAAGAGGACCTGGCGGAGCGCGGCATAAAGAAGGATGAGGTGGTGAGCGGCATTAAGCTGGTCAAGCGCAGCGATCTGGCCGGTCTTTTCGACAGCCACGACTCCATCTGGCACTGGTAG
- a CDS encoding MFS transporter, translated as MDATIVNLALPTIQRDFRVTLVEGSWVLNAYTLTFAALVVVGGKLCDLYGRKRVLLIGSTIFASGSLLAALAPNVYVLQSARVVQGTGSAMMMPGSLSVLAVAFLRKDLGLAIGVWGGIGALGLAIGPVVSGAFTSAFTWRAIFFLSLGIVLFSMLITYLMVRDSRDLTTDRRIDFLGVTLSAGSVLLLTLAIIGGNAYGWTSANTLGLFSAAAVLLALFVMAQILVPFHIIDPSFFKNRAFAVASAVRFAAGFAFIPVILMSTIFIQTFLHKSALEAGLLFLPAGVTVVLATPFWGKVADRIGPRIPMLLGMGLAGTAAFLWLHFDATSNYRTLLPSLLLASFGGSAAFVTTTAVVLNSLGENKAGVASGMVNMMQNVSAVLGVALVSSVFLNSLRSNLEETAPGADYKRVQAFGPADPVQAEAFANALSNAAIVVMVVLIAGALIALLLPRAVDNPARLKPKPASSTRKALHRARSP; from the coding sequence ATGGACGCCACCATAGTGAACCTGGCGCTGCCTACCATTCAGCGCGACTTTCGAGTAACGCTGGTGGAAGGAAGCTGGGTGCTGAACGCTTACACGCTGACCTTCGCCGCCCTGGTGGTAGTTGGCGGCAAGCTTTGCGACCTTTACGGCCGAAAGCGGGTGCTGTTGATAGGCTCCACTATATTCGCCTCCGGCTCCCTGCTGGCCGCCCTGGCACCTAATGTTTATGTGTTGCAATCGGCAAGGGTGGTGCAAGGCACGGGCAGCGCCATGATGATGCCCGGCTCCCTTTCCGTCCTCGCCGTGGCGTTTTTGCGAAAAGACCTAGGGTTGGCTATAGGGGTCTGGGGCGGGATAGGGGCCTTGGGGCTAGCCATTGGGCCGGTAGTCAGCGGCGCTTTCACCAGCGCTTTCACCTGGAGGGCCATATTCTTTCTAAGTCTGGGAATTGTCCTCTTTTCCATGCTGATCACTTACCTCATGGTCAGGGATTCCAGGGACCTGACAACCGACCGCAGAATAGACTTTTTAGGCGTTACCCTCAGCGCCGGTTCTGTGCTTTTGCTCACTCTGGCAATCATCGGCGGCAACGCTTACGGCTGGACGTCAGCCAACACACTAGGCCTCTTCTCCGCGGCGGCTGTCCTGCTGGCGCTTTTTGTGATGGCGCAAATCCTAGTGCCCTTTCATATTATCGACCCCAGCTTTTTCAAGAACCGGGCCTTTGCTGTGGCCTCCGCCGTGAGGTTCGCCGCTGGTTTTGCCTTCATACCGGTTATCCTGATGAGTACCATATTCATCCAGACCTTCCTGCACAAAAGTGCCCTTGAGGCGGGGCTTTTATTCCTTCCGGCGGGCGTGACCGTGGTACTGGCTACGCCTTTTTGGGGAAAGGTAGCGGACAGGATTGGCCCTCGTATACCCATGCTGCTGGGAATGGGCCTGGCTGGGACCGCGGCCTTCCTGTGGCTGCATTTTGACGCTACATCTAATTATAGAACGCTGCTGCCCAGCCTTCTGCTGGCGAGTTTTGGTGGCTCCGCCGCCTTTGTGACGACGACGGCGGTGGTGCTGAACTCCCTGGGCGAGAACAAGGCGGGGGTAGCCTCCGGCATGGTGAACATGATGCAGAACGTGTCGGCGGTGCTAGGCGTGGCGCTGGTTTCGTCCGTGTTCTTAAACTCACTGCGCTCAAACCTGGAGGAGACTGCGCCAGGGGCGGACTACAAAAGGGTGCAAGCCTTCGGTCCCGCCGACCCGGTGCAGGCTGAGGCCTTTGCCAACGCTCTATCCAACGCGGCTATCGTAGTCATGGTAGTGCTTATCGCCGGCGCCCTTATCGCGCTGCTTCTGCCCAGGGCCGTGGACAACCCCGCCAGGCTCAAGCCTAAGCCGGCTTCGTCTACCCGTAAGGCCTTACACCGGGCACGTTCACCCTAA